The Teredinibacter sp. KSP-S5-2 genome includes a window with the following:
- the rluC gene encoding 23S rRNA pseudouridine(955/2504/2580) synthase RluC gives MSSEVVFHTISDEEGGQRIDNYLIARLKGVPKSLIYRIIRKGEVRINKGRVKPERKLVPGDVVRIPPVRVSSKPVVVAGEDLLQVLTDRIVYESPSLLVINKPSGLAVHGGSGVNLGLIEALRQLPGQHKSLELVHRLDRDTSGLVMVAKKRSMLKYLQDLLRQEGGIDKTYLALVKGHWSKRKTLVDAPLRKNELISGERVVKVAFDGKPSKTVFSVVQQYQQATLVKAKPITGRTHQIRVHALHVGNPLIGDEKYGDRELNKAMKSLGIKRLFLHATSLNIPLPDGTALFLEAPLPEDLAPGLEKLTVV, from the coding sequence ATGAGTTCAGAAGTCGTATTTCACACCATTTCGGACGAAGAGGGTGGGCAGAGAATAGATAATTATTTGATTGCCCGGCTAAAAGGTGTGCCCAAATCTCTTATCTACCGGATTATTCGAAAAGGTGAAGTCAGAATCAATAAGGGACGAGTCAAGCCAGAGCGAAAACTTGTTCCCGGTGATGTTGTACGTATCCCACCTGTTCGGGTCTCAAGCAAGCCGGTCGTAGTGGCTGGTGAGGATTTATTACAAGTCCTTACTGACAGAATTGTGTATGAGTCACCCAGTTTATTAGTGATCAATAAGCCAAGTGGTCTTGCGGTTCATGGCGGTAGTGGTGTGAATCTTGGTTTGATCGAGGCGTTGCGGCAACTGCCAGGTCAACATAAATCACTGGAACTGGTCCATCGCTTGGATCGTGATACTTCCGGGTTGGTGATGGTGGCAAAAAAACGGTCGATGCTGAAGTATTTACAGGATCTGCTTCGCCAGGAAGGTGGGATTGATAAAACCTACTTGGCGTTAGTAAAAGGGCATTGGTCAAAACGTAAGACCTTGGTGGATGCGCCGTTGAGAAAGAATGAGCTTATCAGCGGTGAACGGGTGGTTAAAGTTGCCTTTGACGGTAAGCCCTCGAAAACGGTCTTTAGTGTTGTTCAGCAATATCAGCAGGCAACGCTAGTGAAAGCCAAGCCCATTACTGGTCGAACCCACCAGATCCGTGTTCACGCCTTACATGTAGGTAATCCCTTGATTGGGGATGAGAAGTACGGTGATCGGGAGCTTAACAAGGCGATGAAATCTCTGGGCATAAAACGTCTTTTTCTTCATGCGACCTCGCTTAATATACCGTTACCGGATGGTACAGCTTTGTTTTTGGAGGCGCCTTTGCCAGAAGATCTAGCCCCCGGTTTAGAAAAATTAACGGTAGTTTAG
- the rne gene encoding ribonuclease E, translated as MKRMLINATQPEEMRVALVDGQWLYDLDIENRLREQKKANIYKGKITRIEPSLEAAFVDYGAERHGFLPLKEISREYFLKQPKDIDGRIRIKDVVKEGQEVIIQVDKEERGNKGAALTTFISLAGRYLVLMPNNPRAGGISRRIDGDDRADLKDALSKTEVPQGMGIIVRTAGVGRSAEELQWDLNYLLQLWESIQKASSELDAPHFLFQESNVIIRAIRDYLRPDIGEVIVDTREAYDLAAHFIEKVMPNYRSKVKYYEETVPLFNRFQIEGQIETAFEREVKLPSGGSIVIDVTEALISIDINSSRATKGGDIEETALQTNLEAAQEIARQLRLRDIGGLVVIDFIDMQPVRNQRAVENCMKEALAMDRARVQLGRISKFGLLEMSRQRLRPSLGETTSKVCPRCSGQGVIRGTKSLALSILRLVQEEANKESSAEIRAIVPVPVATYLLNEKRKAISKIESCHQTRVVILPNAELVTPHFEVQRLREGDIDGVATSYKIDIQHEETKEENTQEFKSPAELPKPAVQQLAPSQPAPSAPDEPGIISKLFKAIASFFKSSGDKKNRQSRKGRKRGHQKRRVDPRNKNQQTRNRKNNRRRKDDEVTDNLTNKPQTARTNAREQKPNDKRDNRSRRKNQQDNRNQEQPQQQNDSQSPQQEGRPNRRPAGRKGRPQERKRKPLPTEVEQDLNQQVNQAIDTADSHKAESEKRENTAGNTASNHAEEKPQANQHSEQSMAVSDTSVNPQITDAVTNQAGTESAIETTDESQRLGEKQVADAPVVEVSTKDAKAPITAAAEELKDEPQVQEEAPQVSENEPSSTSEAVQVEKTPTEAQPVAKEPKTYTRAANDPRLAPKPVSTTLVTSIEYPISMTRPLDTSKPAEITRSPRPFTRAANDPRTRAQTAADTSEMPAEVGNQE; from the coding sequence ATGAAGAGAATGCTTATTAACGCAACTCAACCTGAAGAGATGCGTGTAGCACTGGTTGATGGACAATGGTTGTATGATCTGGACATCGAAAACCGACTAAGAGAACAAAAGAAAGCAAACATCTACAAGGGCAAAATCACCCGAATCGAGCCCAGCTTAGAAGCTGCGTTTGTAGACTACGGTGCAGAACGCCACGGCTTCCTTCCCCTCAAAGAAATATCCAGAGAATACTTCCTCAAGCAACCGAAAGATATCGATGGACGCATTCGTATCAAGGATGTCGTAAAGGAAGGCCAGGAAGTCATTATTCAAGTTGATAAAGAAGAACGTGGTAATAAAGGGGCTGCTTTGACCACTTTTATCAGCCTCGCCGGTCGCTACCTAGTGCTCATGCCTAACAACCCCAGAGCGGGCGGTATATCCCGCCGCATCGATGGGGATGATCGCGCCGACCTAAAAGATGCGTTAAGCAAGACTGAAGTCCCTCAGGGCATGGGCATTATTGTCCGAACAGCCGGCGTTGGCCGCAGTGCGGAAGAGCTCCAATGGGACTTGAACTACTTATTACAACTTTGGGAGTCAATCCAAAAGGCGTCTTCCGAGTTAGATGCACCTCATTTCCTATTCCAGGAAAGTAACGTCATTATCCGAGCGATTCGAGACTACCTCCGCCCCGACATTGGCGAAGTGATCGTGGACACCCGAGAAGCATACGACCTTGCTGCACACTTCATTGAGAAAGTGATGCCGAACTACCGCAGTAAAGTGAAGTATTACGAGGAAACCGTCCCTCTTTTCAACCGCTTCCAAATTGAGGGTCAAATCGAAACCGCGTTTGAGCGAGAAGTAAAACTGCCATCAGGCGGCTCGATTGTTATTGACGTAACTGAAGCACTTATCAGTATTGATATCAACTCATCCAGGGCAACCAAAGGTGGTGATATCGAAGAAACGGCACTACAGACCAACCTGGAAGCCGCGCAGGAAATTGCTCGCCAATTACGTCTGCGTGATATCGGTGGTTTGGTGGTCATTGACTTCATTGATATGCAGCCTGTACGCAACCAACGAGCAGTAGAAAACTGCATGAAAGAAGCCCTGGCGATGGATAGAGCCCGAGTACAGCTGGGTCGTATCTCTAAATTTGGCCTGTTGGAAATGTCCCGTCAGAGACTTCGCCCCTCTCTTGGTGAAACAACATCCAAGGTGTGTCCTCGCTGTAGCGGTCAAGGCGTTATTCGTGGAACCAAATCTTTGGCGCTATCTATTCTTCGCCTGGTTCAAGAAGAAGCAAACAAAGAAAGCAGCGCGGAAATTCGTGCAATTGTGCCAGTACCCGTTGCTACCTACCTGCTCAATGAAAAACGTAAAGCGATCTCAAAGATTGAATCTTGTCATCAGACTCGAGTGGTCATCTTACCTAATGCAGAGCTGGTAACACCACACTTCGAAGTCCAACGTTTACGTGAAGGCGATATCGACGGCGTTGCCACCAGCTACAAAATCGATATTCAGCACGAAGAGACAAAAGAAGAAAACACCCAGGAATTCAAATCTCCTGCTGAGTTACCGAAACCAGCTGTTCAACAACTTGCGCCATCTCAACCGGCGCCAAGCGCACCGGATGAGCCTGGAATTATCAGCAAGCTTTTCAAAGCTATTGCTTCATTCTTTAAATCCAGTGGTGACAAGAAAAACAGACAGTCGCGCAAAGGAAGAAAACGCGGCCATCAGAAACGACGCGTCGATCCACGTAACAAAAATCAACAGACGCGTAATAGAAAAAATAACCGTCGCAGAAAGGATGATGAGGTAACGGATAATCTGACCAACAAGCCTCAGACAGCCAGAACTAACGCGCGCGAGCAAAAACCGAATGACAAGCGTGACAATCGATCACGCCGCAAGAATCAACAGGACAACCGTAACCAGGAACAACCTCAACAACAAAATGATTCACAATCACCTCAACAGGAAGGCCGTCCAAATAGGCGTCCTGCCGGTCGCAAGGGACGTCCTCAAGAGCGCAAGCGCAAGCCTTTGCCAACGGAAGTTGAACAGGATTTGAACCAACAGGTAAATCAGGCGATTGATACTGCGGATTCTCACAAAGCTGAGAGCGAGAAACGAGAAAATACTGCCGGCAACACCGCTTCCAACCATGCCGAAGAAAAGCCACAAGCTAACCAGCATAGTGAGCAAAGCATGGCGGTAAGTGACACATCGGTTAATCCGCAAATCACAGACGCCGTAACCAACCAAGCAGGCACTGAATCCGCAATAGAGACTACTGATGAAAGTCAGAGGTTGGGAGAAAAACAGGTTGCCGACGCCCCTGTAGTTGAGGTATCCACTAAAGATGCTAAAGCCCCTATTACTGCTGCTGCAGAAGAACTGAAAGATGAACCTCAGGTACAAGAAGAAGCTCCTCAGGTTTCAGAAAATGAGCCTTCTTCCACTTCCGAAGCAGTACAAGTAGAGAAAACACCAACAGAAGCCCAGCCAGTCGCAAAGGAACCGAAGACTTATACTCGAGCAGCAAACGATCCTCGCTTAGCCCCTAAGCCTGTATCAACTACCCTAGTGACCAGTATCGAGTACCCAATTTCGATGACTCGACCACTGGATACATCCAAGCCGGCCGAGATTACACGTAGTCCCCGTCCGTTTACCCGCGCAGCAAATGATCCAAGAACGCGCGCACAAACAGCAGCGGATACAAGTGAAATGCCAGCAGAGGTTGGGAATCAGGAATAA
- a CDS encoding YceH family protein — MELTLTQARVIGSLLEKEITTPDQYPLTLNSLTTACNQKTSREPVMSLTETDVQEVLDELNKKGLISEVVFGSRVPKYKHRFCNTEFSQLQLNKKELACICIMLLRGPQSTGELRTRTTRLYGFVDVSQVENTLEQLMQRDGDPLIVRLEKESGKRDFRYMHLLGDEESFNQYVSSQQEKQAVGTSVMSKNQYLERIESLEKEVAELKDEVAYLKQQWEELNS, encoded by the coding sequence ATGGAACTGACGCTTACTCAGGCTCGCGTAATTGGCTCACTACTTGAAAAAGAAATTACCACTCCAGACCAGTACCCCCTCACCCTCAATTCACTTACCACTGCCTGCAACCAGAAGACCAGCCGGGAACCGGTAATGAGTTTGACTGAAACCGACGTACAGGAAGTTCTGGATGAACTAAATAAAAAAGGCTTAATTAGCGAAGTGGTTTTTGGCAGTCGGGTACCAAAATATAAACATCGTTTCTGCAATACCGAATTCAGCCAACTACAACTAAACAAAAAAGAACTTGCCTGCATATGCATCATGTTATTGCGCGGCCCGCAAAGCACAGGAGAACTGCGGACGCGAACAACCCGACTATACGGGTTTGTAGATGTATCTCAGGTGGAAAACACGTTGGAGCAACTAATGCAACGAGACGGAGACCCACTGATTGTTCGCTTAGAAAAAGAATCAGGAAAACGGGATTTTCGCTACATGCATCTATTGGGAGATGAAGAAAGCTTTAATCAATACGTATCCTCGCAACAGGAAAAGCAAGCCGTAGGCACCTCAGTAATGAGTAAAAATCAATATCTGGAACGAATAGAATCGCTGGAAAAAGAAGTAGCCGAACTTAAGGATGAAGTCGCTTACCTAAAACAACAATGGGAAGAACTGAATAGCTAA
- a CDS encoding HD-GYP domain-containing protein: protein MDTFSKILNDYDEDFLNSFIEQIHEEIANIESNLMLIHTATDKQQRLDAVFVSIQEIGVACRIGCWDPLILFMNKAEMVISGFRSGHLQMNELAIEVFLLMIDILRTTAEDMVKIRVLDSHLLNAFSRRMDEIHIADQEQKNELLNETLLQYSVRVKKDVVYNAFEDANKKKLSQPIQSANIETSCSLESAELTRFCNLADALEMRFPHWRGRTETILETCLLINASLGEIIDHRQLTAAVYLHDIGMALLPDSIVYKKGKYSSEETMLMQNHPNYAYDILSCIPDFEDAAQMVLQHHEWFNGDGYPAGLKYSGIAAGAQILSIADTFYSLTHSRPDRNYNKSIVRALSEINRNMGTQFDPDVVEAINAISRQLVSLYENKPHFTSMHHENVDNLEVNSANEYDPHFSTIHAKYGA, encoded by the coding sequence ATGGATACCTTCTCAAAAATACTCAATGATTACGACGAAGATTTCCTGAACAGCTTTATTGAGCAAATTCACGAAGAAATTGCCAATATCGAATCCAATCTAATGCTAATCCATACTGCGACAGACAAACAGCAACGTCTGGATGCAGTTTTTGTTTCCATTCAGGAAATAGGTGTGGCCTGCCGCATAGGCTGCTGGGATCCGCTAATTCTTTTTATGAACAAAGCAGAAATGGTAATTTCCGGATTTCGCTCCGGACATCTACAAATGAATGAATTAGCCATAGAAGTCTTTCTGTTGATGATAGATATTTTAAGAACGACTGCAGAGGACATGGTTAAAATCCGTGTACTGGATTCTCACCTGCTTAATGCCTTCAGTCGTCGAATGGATGAAATTCATATTGCAGACCAGGAACAAAAAAACGAGTTACTCAACGAAACCTTACTACAGTATTCCGTTCGGGTTAAAAAAGACGTAGTCTATAATGCGTTCGAAGACGCAAACAAAAAAAAGCTCAGCCAGCCAATCCAATCAGCCAATATTGAAACAAGTTGCTCACTGGAAAGTGCGGAACTGACGCGCTTTTGTAATCTGGCAGACGCTCTGGAAATGCGTTTTCCTCATTGGCGAGGCCGAACAGAAACAATATTGGAAACCTGTTTGCTGATTAATGCCAGCCTGGGTGAAATTATAGATCACCGCCAACTAACTGCTGCCGTGTATCTACACGATATTGGCATGGCGTTACTTCCCGACTCCATCGTCTATAAAAAAGGAAAATACAGCTCGGAAGAAACCATGCTAATGCAAAATCATCCGAATTACGCCTATGACATACTTAGTTGTATTCCGGATTTTGAGGACGCGGCACAAATGGTATTGCAGCACCATGAATGGTTTAACGGTGATGGATACCCTGCGGGTCTTAAGTATTCAGGTATTGCCGCTGGAGCACAAATTCTTTCCATTGCCGACACATTTTATTCACTGACCCATTCACGCCCGGATAGAAACTACAACAAATCGATTGTTCGCGCGCTTTCAGAAATTAATCGTAATATGGGGACTCAATTTGACCCGGATGTAGTGGAAGCCATAAATGCAATCAGTCGCCAACTTGTTTCACTCTACGAAAACAAACCCCATTTCACTTCAATGCATCATGAAAATGTAGATAATCTGGAAGTAAACAGCGCGAACGAATACGACCCTCACTTTTCGACCATTCATGCTAAATACGGAGCATAA
- a CDS encoding NAD(P)-dependent alcohol dehydrogenase, whose amino-acid sequence MISAYAAKDMGGELQPFEYDPGELGENEVEIDVKYCGICHSDLSMLDNDWGMTSYPLVPGHEVVGTVAKVGKKVTNLTIGQNVGLGWHAGYCNHCACCQSGDHNLCATAAGTIVHHHGGFADKVRAQANSVIAIPEGMDLESAGPLFCGGITVFNPLVQFDIPPTAKVGVIGIGGLGHMAVQFLNAWGCEVTAFTSSEAKIKEAFELGAHHTLNSRDENALEAAAGQFDLIISTVNVKLDWNLYINTLAPKGRLHFVGATLEPLDIGVFGLIGAQRQVSGSPVGSPATIVKMLDFAKRHNIQPVVETFPMAKVNDALKRLRSGEAKYRIVLTN is encoded by the coding sequence ATGATCAGTGCTTACGCAGCGAAAGATATGGGCGGCGAACTCCAGCCTTTTGAGTACGACCCAGGTGAATTAGGCGAGAATGAAGTTGAAATAGATGTCAAATACTGCGGTATCTGCCACAGTGATTTGAGCATGTTGGATAATGATTGGGGAATGACTTCTTACCCATTGGTGCCGGGCCATGAAGTCGTTGGTACTGTTGCAAAGGTTGGTAAAAAGGTTACCAACTTGACCATCGGGCAAAATGTCGGACTGGGTTGGCATGCCGGCTACTGTAACCATTGTGCTTGTTGTCAATCCGGTGATCACAATTTATGTGCGACAGCAGCAGGGACCATCGTCCACCATCACGGTGGTTTTGCCGATAAAGTTCGTGCTCAGGCAAACAGCGTTATTGCTATTCCTGAAGGAATGGACCTGGAGTCCGCCGGCCCATTGTTTTGCGGTGGTATTACTGTGTTCAATCCGTTGGTGCAGTTTGATATCCCCCCAACCGCTAAAGTTGGGGTGATCGGTATTGGAGGCTTGGGACATATGGCTGTCCAGTTTCTCAATGCATGGGGATGTGAGGTCACAGCGTTTACCTCGTCTGAAGCCAAAATAAAAGAGGCCTTTGAACTCGGTGCTCATCACACACTGAACTCTCGTGATGAAAACGCCCTTGAAGCGGCTGCTGGCCAATTCGACTTAATTATTTCCACGGTCAATGTGAAGTTGGATTGGAACCTCTACATCAATACGCTTGCCCCGAAAGGGCGTTTGCATTTCGTGGGGGCAACATTGGAGCCTCTTGATATTGGGGTATTTGGGTTAATTGGGGCGCAAAGACAGGTTTCCGGCTCACCCGTTGGTAGCCCGGCAACGATTGTCAAAATGCTGGATTTCGCCAAACGACATAATATTCAACCGGTCGTGGAAACCTTTCCTATGGCAAAAGTCAACGACGCGTTGAAACGTTTACGAAGTGGTGAAGCAAAGTATCGAATCGTATTAACAAATTAA
- a CDS encoding GNAT family N-acetyltransferase translates to MIERVSPDNLSELLPLIRQYQEFYQVQNISDGRNLTFFSQLGSGSPLGCQFLYRHHGKPVAFATVYFTYVSSITSKVAVLNDLYTCEAHRGKGFARQLIECAGEYAKSQGAARLQWLTAQDNIAAQNLYDKLQARKSAWYLYCLD, encoded by the coding sequence ATGATTGAACGAGTTTCACCGGATAATCTTTCCGAATTGCTGCCCTTAATTCGACAGTATCAAGAGTTTTATCAAGTACAAAACATTTCTGATGGACGAAACCTGACGTTCTTTTCTCAGCTTGGCAGTGGCAGTCCGTTAGGTTGCCAATTTCTCTATCGCCACCACGGAAAACCTGTCGCCTTTGCAACGGTCTATTTTACTTATGTTTCCTCGATCACCTCGAAGGTAGCGGTATTAAATGATTTATATACTTGCGAGGCTCACCGGGGAAAAGGTTTTGCTCGTCAATTAATTGAATGTGCAGGGGAGTATGCCAAGTCTCAGGGGGCTGCCAGGTTACAGTGGTTAACGGCACAAGATAATATTGCCGCTCAAAATCTATACGATAAATTACAGGCTAGAAAAAGTGCCTGGTATCTATATTGTCTGGATTAG
- a CDS encoding VOC family protein: MNEHEKLNYVEYPSRDLTATKTFFQSAFNWQFVNYGPEYTAFSNQGLDGGFYLADMKSRTENGAALLVFYSQDLEATLEKVKASGGEIVKSIFSFPGGRRFHFSEPSGNEFAVWSDQ; this comes from the coding sequence ATGAACGAACATGAAAAATTAAACTATGTAGAGTACCCTTCGCGAGATTTAACCGCTACAAAGACATTTTTTCAATCCGCGTTTAATTGGCAGTTCGTTAATTACGGCCCTGAATACACGGCGTTTTCCAACCAGGGTTTGGATGGCGGCTTTTACTTGGCAGACATGAAATCCAGAACTGAAAATGGTGCGGCACTATTGGTCTTCTATAGTCAGGATCTGGAAGCAACGCTTGAAAAAGTGAAAGCATCCGGAGGGGAAATTGTAAAATCGATATTTTCCTTTCCGGGAGGAAGACGTTTTCATTTCTCTGAGCCTAGTGGTAACGAGTTTGCTGTTTGGTCCGACCAGTGA
- a CDS encoding TfoX/Sxy family protein, whose product MAYDAGLEERMNEYFFGRKDVQVKKMFGGLCYMVNNHMCCGILGDTLMARVGNERYSECLAQKHVREMDFIGKVMKGMVYVLPEGIAKEADLTRWITVCESFVQTLPPRRK is encoded by the coding sequence ATGGCGTATGATGCAGGTTTAGAGGAAAGAATGAATGAGTATTTTTTCGGTCGTAAAGATGTGCAAGTAAAAAAGATGTTTGGTGGACTCTGCTACATGGTAAACAACCATATGTGCTGCGGTATTCTTGGCGATACATTGATGGCTCGTGTAGGGAATGAGCGTTATTCCGAGTGTTTGGCTCAAAAACATGTACGAGAAATGGACTTTATCGGTAAAGTGATGAAAGGGATGGTTTATGTATTGCCGGAAGGTATTGCAAAAGAGGCGGATTTAACGCGTTGGATTACAGTATGTGAATCGTTTGTTCAAACACTGCCGCCAAGAAGGAAATAA